A region of Paenibacillus thiaminolyticus DNA encodes the following proteins:
- a CDS encoding M20 family metallopeptidase, with protein sequence MKTELFRRLDEKKERIIEIRRYLHAHPELSFQEENTAKYIAEFYTDKPCVVREHVGGNGVVVTIDSGKPGKTLAIRADFDALPITEQTGLPFASQNPGVMHACGHDGHTAYMLVLAETLMEMKDQLEGKVVILHQHAEETPPGGAIHMIQDGCLDGVDHVLGIHVMSTMETGRIFYREGPIQTGRAYFKVKILGKGGHGSSPHMANDAIVAASEFVCAVQTIVSRRLNPFDVGSITIGSFDGKGSFNVIKDAVELEGDVRAMTEETRSLIEQEIRRILSGLQEMFGITYELDYNNDYPVLVNDPAFTEFVVKSLTQSGIPEVTSIERCEPQPPSEDFAYYAQQRPSVFFYVGAMPDHGAYYPHHHPKFDINEDSLQIAAKAMGALVIDYMKEGGRDEDTNSSV encoded by the coding sequence ATGAAGACGGAACTATTTAGACGACTGGACGAGAAAAAAGAACGCATCATCGAGATTAGACGCTATCTGCATGCGCATCCGGAGCTTTCCTTCCAGGAGGAGAACACCGCGAAGTATATCGCTGAATTCTATACAGATAAGCCCTGTGTCGTTCGCGAGCATGTCGGCGGCAACGGGGTTGTTGTCACGATTGATAGCGGCAAGCCGGGCAAGACCTTGGCGATCCGCGCGGATTTCGACGCGCTTCCGATCACGGAGCAGACGGGACTTCCCTTTGCCTCGCAGAATCCGGGCGTCATGCACGCTTGCGGACATGATGGACATACGGCTTATATGCTTGTCCTTGCCGAGACGTTAATGGAGATGAAGGATCAGTTAGAGGGCAAGGTCGTTATTTTGCATCAACATGCGGAAGAAACACCGCCTGGCGGAGCGATTCATATGATCCAGGACGGCTGCCTGGATGGGGTAGACCATGTGCTCGGCATCCACGTCATGTCTACTATGGAGACGGGAAGAATCTTTTACCGTGAAGGACCGATCCAGACGGGACGCGCCTACTTCAAGGTGAAGATTCTTGGCAAAGGCGGCCATGGATCCTCCCCGCATATGGCTAATGACGCCATTGTTGCCGCAAGCGAATTCGTATGCGCCGTGCAAACGATCGTAAGCCGCCGCTTGAATCCGTTTGATGTCGGCTCCATTACGATTGGCTCTTTTGACGGTAAAGGAAGCTTCAATGTCATTAAAGACGCGGTCGAGCTGGAAGGCGATGTTCGAGCGATGACGGAAGAGACCCGCAGCTTGATTGAACAGGAAATTCGCCGCATCTTATCCGGACTTCAAGAAATGTTCGGGATCACGTATGAGCTTGACTATAACAATGACTATCCTGTTCTCGTCAATGATCCGGCATTCACGGAATTCGTGGTGAAGTCGCTGACTCAGAGCGGCATTCCCGAGGTCACCTCGATCGAGCGCTGCGAACCGCAGCCGCCTTCCGAGGACTTCGCTTATTACGCGCAACAGCGTCCAAGCGTATTCTTCTATGTAGGCGCGATGCCTGACCATGGAGCGTATTACCCTCATCATCACCCTAAATTCGATATCAATGAAGACTCCTTGCAGATTGCTGCGAAAGCTATGGGTGCACTCGTTATAGACTACATGAAAGAGGGCGGAAGAGATGAAGACACCAACAGTTCCGTATAA
- a CDS encoding MFS transporter, with product MKTPTVPYKGSDKLIVGIVFGVITFWLFAQSMVNIVPDVQADLGISLDTLNIAISLTALFSGIFIVVAGGMADRFGRMKLTYIGLILSIIGSLLLILAHGSGMLIAGRIIQGLSAACIMPATLALMKTYFEGPERQRALSFWSIGSWGGSGVCSFAGGAIATYMGWRWIFVFSIVFAVLAMLLIKGTPESKVEQSGSKARFDFGGLVMFVITLVTLNLIITRGSSFGWTSPITLSLAAVFLVSMVIFFKIEFRHANGFIDFSLFKNKAYTGATVSNFLLNAAAGTLVVANTYVQIGRGFTAFESGLLSLGYLVCVLVMIRVGEKLLQKHGSRKPMITGSLITAIGIALMSFTFVPGFLYTLLVFVGFMLFGIGLGMYATPSTDTAVSNAPESKVGIASGIYKMASSLGGSFGVAISASVYGVIAAAGSIELAAMVGLLTNVAFCVVSLLSVVITAPKGSKQENAVLAPAAK from the coding sequence ATGAAGACACCAACAGTTCCGTATAAAGGCAGCGATAAACTTATCGTAGGGATCGTGTTCGGGGTCATCACCTTCTGGCTCTTCGCGCAATCCATGGTCAATATTGTTCCTGACGTTCAGGCTGATCTCGGAATATCTCTCGATACGCTGAACATCGCCATCAGCTTGACGGCATTATTCTCGGGGATTTTTATCGTCGTTGCCGGCGGCATGGCGGACAGGTTCGGACGAATGAAGCTGACGTACATTGGGCTTATTCTTAGTATTATTGGTTCCTTATTGCTCATTCTTGCGCATGGTTCCGGGATGCTGATCGCAGGCCGGATTATCCAAGGTCTGTCTGCAGCCTGCATCATGCCGGCAACGCTGGCTCTGATGAAGACGTACTTCGAGGGACCAGAGAGACAGCGGGCGTTAAGCTTCTGGTCCATCGGATCTTGGGGCGGTTCCGGGGTATGCTCCTTCGCCGGCGGCGCCATCGCCACGTACATGGGCTGGCGCTGGATCTTCGTCTTCTCCATCGTGTTCGCTGTGCTCGCGATGCTGCTTATCAAGGGTACGCCGGAGAGCAAGGTCGAACAATCGGGCAGCAAGGCACGCTTCGACTTCGGCGGCTTGGTTATGTTCGTGATTACGCTCGTTACCTTGAACCTGATCATTACCCGAGGCTCCTCCTTCGGCTGGACAAGCCCGATTACCTTGTCTTTGGCTGCCGTGTTCCTTGTGTCGATGGTCATTTTCTTCAAAATTGAGTTCCGTCATGCGAATGGATTCATTGACTTTTCTCTGTTCAAAAATAAAGCTTATACCGGGGCAACCGTGTCGAACTTCTTATTGAATGCCGCAGCAGGCACCTTGGTGGTCGCGAATACGTACGTTCAGATTGGGCGCGGCTTTACCGCTTTCGAATCCGGGCTCTTGTCCCTCGGCTACTTGGTGTGTGTTCTCGTCATGATTCGTGTCGGCGAGAAGCTGCTGCAGAAGCACGGCTCGCGCAAGCCAATGATTACGGGCTCACTCATTACGGCGATTGGAATTGCCTTGATGTCATTCACCTTTGTCCCAGGCTTTCTCTATACGCTGCTTGTGTTTGTCGGCTTCATGCTCTTCGGCATCGGACTTGGCATGTACGCGACGCCATCGACGGATACGGCGGTCTCCAATGCGCCGGAGAGCAAGGTCGGTATTGCGTCCGGGATCTATAAAATGGCGAGCTCGCTTGGCGGTTCGTTCGGTGTCGCCATCTCCGCAAGTGTGTATGGGGTTATCGCTGCCGCCGGAAGTATCGAACTGGCCGCCATGGTCGGACTGTTAACGAATGTTGCATTCTGTGTCGTATCCTTACTGTCAGTCGTTATCACGGCACCAAAGGGCAGCAAACAAGAGAATGCAGTTCTCGCTCCGGCTGCAAAATAA
- a CDS encoding amidohydrolase yields the protein MRDQLLAMLDARKDEIIAIRRHLHAHPELSFQEEQTAKYIQDFYQGKEVKLDTEVGNGHGLIVTIQGGKPGKTIALRADFDALPIQEETGLPFASENPGVMHACGHDGHTAYLLVLADCLIQLKDELPGTIKIIHQHAEETPPGGAKSIVESGLLDDVEHIFGVHVFPTGNVGEVMYRSGFAMAGRSYFKLGIQGKGGHGSSPHMANDAIVAAAHFVTTAQTIISRRLNPFDTGVVTIGSFDGKGSFNVIKDYVELEGDVRYMTTETQALIDKEIHRIVKGIEETFGVQATLTYTADYPPLYNHPEVTANVVRYLEQGVGDYLTAIHEGDMLSGSEDFAYYLEKIPGCFFYIGCKPKNADEVYFNHHPKFDIDEDGLLVAAKSVAEVVCGYYGLK from the coding sequence ATGCGTGACCAATTATTAGCGATGCTCGATGCACGTAAGGATGAGATCATTGCGATTCGCAGGCATCTGCATGCCCATCCGGAGCTATCTTTCCAAGAGGAACAGACCGCGAAGTATATTCAAGACTTCTATCAAGGCAAAGAGGTGAAGCTGGATACGGAAGTCGGAAACGGGCACGGCCTTATCGTCACGATTCAGGGCGGCAAGCCGGGCAAGACGATCGCGCTGCGGGCGGATTTCGATGCGCTTCCGATTCAGGAAGAGACGGGTCTTCCCTTTGCTTCTGAAAATCCCGGCGTTATGCACGCTTGCGGCCATGACGGGCATACCGCTTACTTGCTCGTGCTGGCGGACTGCTTGATTCAGCTCAAGGATGAGCTTCCTGGCACGATCAAGATCATTCATCAGCATGCGGAGGAAACGCCTCCCGGGGGGGCCAAGAGCATCGTGGAGTCCGGCCTTCTGGATGACGTGGAGCATATCTTCGGCGTTCACGTCTTCCCTACGGGGAATGTCGGCGAAGTGATGTACCGGAGCGGCTTTGCGATGGCAGGCCGAAGCTACTTCAAGCTCGGCATTCAGGGCAAAGGCGGCCACGGCTCCTCGCCGCATATGGCCAATGACGCGATCGTCGCCGCCGCGCACTTCGTCACGACGGCGCAGACGATTATTAGCCGCCGCCTGAATCCATTCGATACCGGCGTCGTGACGATCGGCTCCTTCGACGGCAAAGGCAGCTTTAACGTCATCAAGGACTATGTCGAGCTTGAAGGCGACGTGCGTTACATGACGACAGAGACCCAAGCGTTGATCGATAAAGAAATTCATCGCATCGTCAAAGGGATTGAAGAGACGTTCGGCGTCCAAGCGACCCTAACCTATACGGCCGATTATCCGCCGCTCTACAATCATCCGGAAGTGACCGCGAACGTCGTTCGGTATCTGGAGCAGGGAGTAGGCGATTATTTGACAGCTATCCATGAAGGCGATATGCTATCCGGGTCTGAGGACTTTGCGTACTATTTGGAAAAAATCCCGGGCTGCTTCTTCTACATTGGCTGCAAGCCGAAGAACGCCGATGAAGTCTACTTCAATCACCATCCGAAGTTCGATATCGACGAGGACGGACTGCTCGTGGCCGCGAAGTCGGTTGCCGAAGTGGTGTGCGGGTATTATGGGTTGAAGTGA
- a CDS encoding helix-turn-helix domain-containing protein — protein sequence MIGMNIRVLRKKHKMSQEQLAEKVNVSRQTVAKWENGDALPDIFKCKLLADIFQVTLDQLSRNMSEEEANRLGPKGKQFFGVVKVGERGQIVIPKQARDMYQIQAGDKLIVLGEDATKGIALLKSNEFMEFVEMIQKAEREVDESE from the coding sequence ATGATTGGTATGAATATTCGTGTTTTGCGTAAAAAGCATAAAATGAGTCAGGAACAATTAGCTGAGAAGGTAAACGTATCACGACAGACCGTAGCCAAGTGGGAAAACGGGGATGCCTTGCCCGATATTTTTAAATGCAAGCTACTCGCTGATATTTTTCAAGTAACCCTGGATCAATTATCCCGTAATATGAGTGAAGAAGAGGCGAATCGGCTCGGTCCCAAGGGGAAGCAGTTCTTTGGTGTTGTGAAGGTAGGAGAGCGGGGACAGATTGTGATTCCCAAACAGGCACGCGACATGTATCAGATTCAAGCGGGTGATAAGCTGATTGTCTTGGGAGAAGATGCGACAAAAGGAATTGCTCTCTTAAAAAGTAATGAATTCATGGAATTTGTGGAGATGATTCAAAAAGCTGAGCGGGAGGTAGATGAATCAGAATGA
- a CDS encoding macrolide family glycosyltransferase has product MSKIVFFSIPAHGHTNPTIPVVTELVNRGHQVWYYSFLEFQGKIEGAGAAFIACDEFLPQLSQKELNRKVGKDFAALIEMVADTTIALDEKVCKELREIQPDCIVSDSVCFWGKLFAKKLGIPYICSTTTFAFNQHTAKLMKRGFIELWRMIVGLPRINKKIQLLKDHGYEVENFVSIIQNNNETDTIVYTAKEFQPMASTFSERYAFVGPSIRQSPPVQNNKKDRKIIYISLGTVLNQNQDFYQNLIRAFADTDYDVVMSVGEKTEISSLGNIPGNFAVKNFVDQISVLQTADVFITHCGMNSANESLYFGVPMVLFPQHSEQRLVADRVAELGAGLKLQGKKPKYLAEAVSEVLANRTYQENAQKLSETFQNAGGAVEAANVILSKIREKITNTGSPQMK; this is encoded by the coding sequence ATGAGCAAAATTGTATTTTTTTCGATACCCGCACATGGCCACACCAATCCGACCATTCCGGTGGTAACCGAGTTAGTCAATAGAGGACATCAGGTTTGGTACTATTCCTTTCTCGAATTTCAGGGGAAAATAGAAGGTGCCGGTGCTGCATTTATTGCTTGTGATGAATTCTTGCCCCAGCTATCCCAAAAAGAATTGAATCGTAAGGTTGGCAAAGATTTTGCAGCATTGATTGAAATGGTTGCCGATACAACCATTGCTTTGGATGAAAAGGTATGTAAGGAATTAAGGGAAATTCAGCCGGATTGTATTGTATCCGACTCTGTATGCTTTTGGGGAAAGTTATTTGCAAAAAAACTAGGAATTCCATATATTTGTTCGACTACTACCTTTGCTTTTAATCAGCATACAGCGAAACTGATGAAGCGGGGTTTCATAGAATTATGGAGAATGATCGTGGGGTTGCCCCGAATTAACAAAAAAATTCAGTTGTTAAAGGATCATGGGTATGAAGTAGAGAATTTTGTATCGATTATTCAAAATAATAATGAAACGGACACGATTGTCTATACTGCGAAAGAATTCCAGCCGATGGCAAGTACCTTTTCTGAGCGATATGCTTTTGTCGGACCATCCATCAGGCAGTCTCCGCCGGTACAGAATAATAAAAAAGATAGAAAAATAATCTACATTTCCCTGGGGACTGTACTTAATCAAAATCAAGATTTTTACCAAAATCTTATCCGGGCATTTGCAGATACGGACTATGATGTTGTGATGTCAGTTGGTGAAAAAACGGAGATTTCCTCTCTTGGCAACATACCCGGAAATTTCGCGGTGAAAAACTTCGTAGATCAGATATCGGTATTACAGACAGCAGATGTATTTATTACCCATTGCGGCATGAATAGTGCGAATGAAAGCCTGTATTTTGGAGTTCCCATGGTTTTATTTCCGCAACATAGCGAACAAAGACTAGTCGCTGATCGGGTTGCTGAACTGGGCGCAGGCTTAAAATTGCAAGGAAAGAAGCCCAAATATTTGGCAGAAGCGGTATCTGAGGTGTTGGCGAATCGGACATATCAGGAAAATGCGCAGAAACTATCTGAAACTTTTCAGAATGCTGGCGGTGCAGTAGAAGCAGCTAATGTGATTTTAAGTAAAATTCGAGAGAAAATTACAAATACAGGCTCTCCACAAATGAAGTGA